One window of Papaver somniferum cultivar HN1 chromosome 9, ASM357369v1, whole genome shotgun sequence genomic DNA carries:
- the LOC113311988 gene encoding uncharacterized protein LOC113311988 gives MNAVLIREIFDPFTAAHICSIPIPKAKVGDKLVWTLTAHGNYTSQSFQKLLYECSGESSYLNDNSFPWRKFWGIKKLPPKVHMFIWRVLHNGLGTLHKLGRIIDGIPVECQLCGNNEETIDHLLTHCQFAKAVLFGSPLNFRGLADPSSTTKQCILSWLDAHDDGYSVCLGACLLWAIWKARNKLHFDNIKPHIPSVINDAVHWFTMYYFAEEDAGNSALDIVVNNYAQSTWCTPPEGTVKINVDAAVGLNKTSAAAVARTHDGQFVAASTKISEYFHPLVAEAKGFLLGLQLARSIQRHIIIEGDCLNVVNVLNNVSSFTPWRIRYLVEDIIHLARHFSSVNYKFVKRGANDAAHNLASYALEHNVQQEWTSSQIPACISSCISAELVNH, from the coding sequence ATGAATGCGGTTCTTATTCGAGAAATTTTCGACCCTTTCACTGCTGCACACATTTGTTCTATTCCTATCCCAAAAGCCAAAGTTGGTGATAAGTTGGTCTGGACCTTGACTGCTCACGGAAATTACACATCTCAGTCATTTCAGAAACTCTTGTATGAGTGCAGTGGGGAGTCGTCTTATCTCAATGATAACTCATTTCCATGGCGTAAGTTTTGGGGTATAAAAAAGCTTCCTCCTAAGGTGCATATGTTTATTTGGCGTGTACTTCATAATGGTCTGGGAACTTTGCACAAACTTGGAAGAATCATCGATGGAATCCCTGTGGAATGTCAACTTTGCGGTAATAATGAAGAAACCATTGATCATCTTCTTACTCATTGCCAGTTTGCTAAGGCTGTCTTGTTTGGTTCTCCGCTTAACTTTAGAGGTCTTGCGGATCCTTCCTCTACTACTAAGCAGTGCATATTGTCTTGGCTCGACGCTCATGATGATGGCTATTCGGTGTGTCTTGGTGCCTGCCTGCTTTGGGCAATATGGAAGGCTAGGAATAAGCTTCATTTTGACAACATTAAGCCTCATATACCCTCTGTTATCAATGATGCAGTCCATTGGTTCACCATGTACTACTTTGCTGAAGAGGACGCCGGTAATTCTGCTCTCGATATTGTCGTTAATAATTATGCTCAAAGCACCTGGTGTACTCCGCCTGAAGGTACAGTTAAGATTAATGTGGACGCTGCTGTGGGTTTGAATAAGACatctgctgcagctgttgctagAACCCATGATGGTCAGTTTGTTGCGGCTTCTACTAAAATTTCTGAATATTTCCATCCCCTAGTGGCTGAAGCCAAGGGATTTCTTCTTGGTTTGCAACTTGCTCGGAGTATTCAACGACACATCATTATTGAAGGGGATTGTCTCAACGTGGTCAACGTGCTAAACAATGTTTCTTCTTTCACGCCCTGGAGAATCAGATATTTGGTGGAAGATATTATCCATCTGGCAAGACACTTCAGTTCAGTCAACTACAAATTCGTGAAGAGAGGAGCTAATGATGCAGCTCATAATCTCGCCTCTTATGCTTTAGAGCATAATGTCCAACAAGAATGGACATCTTCTCAAATCCCTGCTTGTATTTCTTCTTGTATCTCAGCAGAGCTAGTGAATCACTAG